Proteins encoded by one window of Kineosporia sp. NBRC 101731:
- the groES gene encoding co-chaperone GroES, translating into MSVSIKPLEDRIVVKPLDAEQTTASGLVIPDTAKEKPQEGEVLAVGPGRFDDEGAKRIPLDVKVGDTVLYSKYGGTEVKYSGEEFLILSARDVLAIIEK; encoded by the coding sequence GTGTCGGTCTCCATCAAGCCGCTCGAGGACCGAATTGTCGTCAAGCCGCTGGACGCGGAGCAGACGACGGCCTCGGGTCTCGTCATTCCGGACACCGCCAAGGAGAAGCCCCAGGAGGGCGAGGTCCTGGCGGTCGGCCCCGGCCGATTCGACGACGAAGGCGCCAAGCGGATTCCGCTCGACGTCAAGGTCGGCGACACCGTTCTGTACAGCAAGTACGGCGGCACCGAGGTGAAGTACTCCGGCGAGGAGTTCCTCATCCTCTCGGCGCGCGACGTCCTCGCGATCATCGAGAAGTGA
- a CDS encoding class I SAM-dependent methyltransferase, which translates to MDLSGIANLLTQDGWSLLESLPQYDESTTMSLGEQLRRDGHPAETVAAALTQSRLRSAARAKFGPFADGMLFTPTGLEQATRLPVAARHAQRFAAAGVRRVGDLGCGIGADSMALATLDREVVAVEKDEVTAAIATVNLRHWPEAVVRHEDAMTTRIDDLDGAFLDPARREASGRRLLDPRTGNPPLSFVRELAGRLPAVGMKTAPGVPHHMVPDDTEAQWVSVDGDVVECGLWFGSVRREGVRRSALVLDSSGGGAEINDSSMADTVPAEVGKVGQFLYEPDGAVIRSGLVAAVANQIGGRLIDPTIAYVTADRIEHTQLARVYAVDDVFGFQLKQLRTYLRDRGVGRITIKKRGTAVEPEQLRRQLRLAGPNEATIVLTRVAGRQSVIVVRPYKQN; encoded by the coding sequence GTGGATCTCTCCGGAATCGCGAACCTGCTCACCCAGGACGGCTGGTCCCTGCTGGAGTCGCTGCCCCAGTACGACGAGTCCACCACGATGTCACTGGGCGAGCAGCTGCGGCGCGACGGCCACCCGGCCGAGACGGTCGCCGCCGCCCTCACCCAGTCCCGCCTGAGATCCGCTGCCCGGGCCAAGTTCGGCCCGTTCGCCGACGGCATGCTCTTCACCCCCACCGGCCTCGAGCAGGCCACCCGGCTGCCCGTGGCAGCGCGGCACGCGCAGCGTTTCGCCGCGGCCGGGGTGCGGCGGGTGGGTGACCTGGGCTGCGGTATCGGGGCCGACTCGATGGCCCTCGCCACGCTCGACCGGGAGGTCGTGGCGGTGGAGAAGGACGAGGTCACCGCGGCCATCGCCACCGTCAACCTGCGGCACTGGCCAGAGGCCGTGGTGCGGCACGAAGACGCCATGACCACCCGCATCGACGATCTCGACGGGGCCTTCCTCGACCCGGCGCGCCGCGAGGCCTCGGGCCGGCGGCTGCTCGACCCGCGCACCGGCAACCCGCCGCTGTCGTTCGTCCGCGAGCTGGCCGGCCGACTGCCCGCGGTCGGCATGAAGACCGCCCCCGGCGTGCCCCATCACATGGTCCCCGACGACACCGAGGCGCAGTGGGTGTCGGTCGACGGCGACGTGGTGGAGTGTGGGCTGTGGTTCGGCTCGGTCCGCCGCGAAGGCGTGCGGCGCAGCGCCCTGGTGCTCGACTCCTCCGGCGGCGGCGCGGAGATCAACGACAGCTCGATGGCCGACACGGTGCCCGCCGAGGTGGGCAAGGTGGGCCAGTTCCTCTACGAGCCCGACGGTGCGGTGATCCGGTCCGGGCTGGTCGCGGCCGTGGCCAACCAGATCGGCGGCCGGCTCATCGACCCGACCATCGCCTACGTCACCGCCGACCGCATCGAGCACACCCAGCTGGCCCGGGTCTACGCCGTCGACGACGTCTTCGGCTTCCAGCTCAAGCAACTGCGCACCTATCTGCGCGACCGCGGCGTCGGCCGGATCACCATCAAGAAGCGCGGCACCGCGGTCGAGCCCGAGCAGCTACGCCGTCAGCTCCGGCTGGCCGGGCCGAACGAGGCCACCATCGTGCTGACCCGGGTGGCGGGGCGGCAGTCGGTGATCGTGGTGCGGCCGTACAAACAGAATTGA